From one Streptomyces sp. Q6 genomic stretch:
- a CDS encoding fic family toxin-antitoxin system, toxin component, producing MVAERKTPGDPQVTDWGALAAAVARHDARIFDIAVYDTPHSRAASLLQLLIHVPALERSNAMFASAVAYAYLVASGQKVVIAPEQVRELARLVKGGAVSIHDIEKELRKWSL from the coding sequence ATGGTCGCGGAGCGGAAGACTCCCGGCGACCCGCAGGTCACCGACTGGGGCGCCCTCGCCGCCGCCGTGGCCCGCCACGACGCGCGGATATTCGACATCGCGGTGTACGACACACCGCACTCCCGCGCCGCGTCACTGCTCCAACTCCTCATCCATGTACCGGCGTTGGAGCGCTCCAACGCGATGTTCGCCTCGGCGGTCGCGTACGCCTACCTCGTCGCCAGCGGCCAGAAGGTCGTCATAGCGCCCGAGCAGGTCCGCGAGCTGGCCCGGCTGGTCAAGGGCGGCGCCGTGAGCATCCACGACATCGAGAAGGAACTCCGCAAGTGGAGCCTGTGA
- a CDS encoding ABC transporter ATP-binding protein — MGGTDVVTDVVAARARSLTKAYGSGETQVLALDAVDVDIARGRFTAVMGPSGSGKSTLMHCLAGLDTVSAGQVWLGDTEITGLKERELTRLRRDRIGFMFQSFNLIPTLNAVENITLPMDIAGKTPDAKWLEQVIDTLGLRDRLKHRPAQLSGGQQQRVACARALAARPELIFADEPTGNLDSRAGLEVLGFLREAVDDLGQTVVMVTHDPGAAAHADLVLFLGDGRLVDEMREPTAEAVLERMKRFDVARGAAADPSDPHLPRT; from the coding sequence GTGGGGGGAACGGATGTGGTCACGGATGTGGTCGCCGCGCGGGCCAGGAGCCTGACGAAGGCGTACGGCTCCGGGGAGACCCAGGTGCTCGCGCTCGACGCGGTGGACGTGGACATCGCGCGCGGCAGGTTCACGGCGGTGATGGGCCCCTCGGGCTCGGGAAAGTCCACGCTGATGCACTGCCTGGCAGGGCTCGACACGGTGTCGGCGGGGCAGGTGTGGCTGGGCGACACCGAGATCACGGGGCTGAAGGAGCGGGAGCTGACGCGGCTACGGCGCGACCGGATCGGCTTCATGTTCCAGTCGTTCAACCTCATCCCGACGCTCAACGCCGTCGAGAACATCACGCTGCCGATGGACATCGCCGGCAAGACCCCGGACGCGAAGTGGCTGGAGCAGGTGATCGACACGCTGGGACTGCGGGACCGGCTGAAGCACCGGCCCGCGCAGCTGTCCGGCGGGCAGCAGCAGCGGGTGGCGTGCGCGCGGGCGCTCGCGGCACGCCCCGAGCTGATCTTCGCCGACGAGCCGACGGGGAACCTGGACTCGCGGGCCGGTCTGGAGGTCCTCGGGTTCCTGCGCGAGGCGGTGGACGACCTGGGGCAGACGGTGGTCATGGTGACGCACGATCCGGGCGCCGCCGCCCACGCCGACCTGGTGCTCTTCCTCGGTGACGGGCGCCTCGTGGACGAGATGCGGGAGCCGACGGCCGAGGCGGTCCTGGAGCGGATGAAGCGGTTCGACGTCGCGCGCGGCGCCGCTGCCGACCCGAGCGACCCGCACCTCCCGCGGACGTAG
- a CDS encoding toxin-antitoxin system HicB family antitoxin — MAKTQLNVRVDEDTARAARERALARGVSVNRYIEELVRRDAGELGRTFVDAAADFMKQYESVFAEEFGTDQEGRRRPVE, encoded by the coding sequence ATGGCGAAGACGCAGCTGAACGTGCGGGTGGACGAGGACACGGCCCGCGCCGCGAGGGAGCGCGCGCTGGCCCGTGGCGTGAGCGTGAACCGATACATCGAGGAGCTGGTGCGACGCGACGCCGGCGAGCTCGGCCGGACCTTCGTCGACGCCGCGGCCGACTTCATGAAGCAGTACGAGAGTGTGTTCGCCGAGGAGTTCGGCACGGACCAGGAAGGTCGGCGCCGCCCCGTTGAGTGA